TACAAACTCGAGGCTTCTAGGGCCCGGCCCTCGCCCCCTTTCCTGGACCCCGCCATTTTCGCCCCTCTTCCTCAACCCGCACTAGACCCCGCGACGCTCCCCGGGTTTTCTCGCGGAGTGTCTGCCACGCACGTTGGGAAGAGCTGTGGACAGGAAGTGCGCGGCGCAGGCCCAGCGGGTCGCCCGGATCCGGGGGAAGCGGGACGCTCCCCCAGCCGCGCGCCCCAACCCCAACCAAACTCCAGACTCTGCTTGGTGGTCGTCCATGCCCTCCCCCAACACACCCAGGCCCGgggcacggagcggctgggctgtgGCTGGCGACCCTTGGGGCCAGGGCCTGGCGGGGACGAGCAGCGCGGGCTGGCGGCACAGGCAGGTGGCTGCGGGCGTCTGGGacgggtgggggggggcaggaaaAAGGCGCGCGACGCCCCCCACGGGATCTCGGGGTGTGGGAAGGGTCGGACGGCAACAGCGAGCCACCACTGGGTCTGCATTCGGCTTCCAAGCTGGGGGCGAGCGCTCGAGCCCAGCCCGGCTCGCAGGGCCCGGAGGGTGGCCGAGGGCAGGGTTGCGCGACAGGAGAAGGAGACGCAGGCACATTGATTTGTTAGCGGGATGGGGCTGGCGGCGGCGGGGGAGGCCGTTGCCATGGAGACCGAGGGTCGGGTGTGCAACTCGGGGGAAGGGGACCGGGTGGAAGAGCTGGCAAGGGGCGCGTCGCCGGCTCTCGGGGTTCGGGCGCGGCCTGCGGCGCCCCAACACCTGTGCATTGTGCATTGtgcggcgcgggcggcggcggggggagggaagggcgCGAGTccgggcggtgggggtggggcgggctgGGGGTCGCTGAGGGGGCGTGGCCTGGCTGACACCACCGCAGGGGTCCCAGCGAGAGCTGTGAGGGACGCTGAGCACCGGAGGGACATCTTGGCGGCGGGAAGGGGGCCCCGGCGGGGACAGAGGGTGGACAGCCCCCCTGCCAGCCCAGCAGACTGACAGCGGCCGAGCCCGCCCTCCATGCGACGTCACTTCCGGCGGcggcctccctctctctctctctctctctctctctctctctctctctctctctctcccccccccccccccccgccagcgCTCTGTCTCCGGAGTCGCTTCGGACTCCGCCCCCTGGCGATTGGAACGCGGGTCACGTAGCAACGCGGGGGAGAAAGCGAGAGGGGCGTGGCCCGCAGCTCGCCCAATCAGAGCGCGGGAGAGCTGGCCCTGGCCGCTCGGCTTTAGCAACGTCGTTAGCAACACGTGGGGCGGGAGGAagagtggggagagaagggaggagggagccgcgcgcgggagggggtggggagggagcgaGCGCGCGGGAGGGGGAGGAGAACTGACGTCAGCGGGAGAGTATTATGGTCTGTCGTGCGCTGGCTGCTGCTTTTCTGCTCCTGGAAGCGGCCAAGGGGGGAAGCGGCGAGTCAACATGGAGCTTTCAGCGGTGGGGGAGCGGGTGTTCGCGGCCGAAGCCCTCCTGAAGCGGCGCATACGGAAAGTAGGTGCCCCCAGGCCTTGGGCCGAGCCCTCCCCTCCCGGCCCGGGTTCCCTCCCCCTGCTGCAGCccagcttcccttcccccaggtcccAGCAGCGGCCGCGGCCGTGGCGGCGGCTCTGAGCCCAAGCGCTTTCCTTAGACTTGCAGCGATGCACAGATTGcatgggtgggggttggggggcggggtggggggaatgaaTGCCGGTGCATGCACTTTGTGCAGCGTTTCGTGCAGGGGGTGATGCAGCGGGCGCTTGCCTTTCGCGGTGGGATTTCGCGCATTCATTCGGTGCAtgcatttttttgcatgtatttcTCGTGTCCTCGTCATGCATTTTTCCCCGTGCAcacatacattttcctttttacatcCTCAGGGACGCATGGAATACCTCGTGAAATGGAAGGGCTGGTCGCAGAAGTAAGTAGGTTCTGTGCAATTCTCAACCCCAGACTGTTATTTGGGAgcttgctttcttcctctttttccctttaCGTTGAAATACAATACAATGCAACAAGAAAAGttacagacatacacacacctaCACGCGGCTCTTTCCCTGCTCCCGGGACTGATGCCCACTTTTTCCTGATTCCTTTTAGGTACAGCACATGGGAACCTGAAGAAAACATCCTGGATGCTCGCCTGCTCGCAGCCTTTGAGGAAAGGTAGAGGCCCCTCCAAGCTTCGGCTTCTCACTTAGAACACGAAGGGTGGCTCCTAACCAGCTTGAACTGGAGGCCCACTTGGTTTCTTTACTCACAcacccctttcttcctccttcctttctgcagGGAACGAGAGATGGAGCTCTATGGCCCCAAAAAGCGAGGACCCAAACCCAAAACCTTCCTGCTCAAGGTAGGATGGCAGTGTCCAATGGTGGGCAGCAATGTTATGTCAGTTTGTGGGAAGCGGGCCCTGAGGGCTTGTGAACCAGTGGGGTGTCCTATTTGTAATCTAGGAGGGAGTCCCCAGACAGGCTGTCACCAAGTCACTGGCACTGCTAAGCGTGTCTTGAGGGGAGGGGTATTCTAGAATTCCACACTAGAATTCCTTTATCAGACCCCCCAGCCATCCCAAATAGACATATAATCAAATACAAGAAGTGTGCTTTGTGTGGATGGCTGCTTCCAGATAGATCGTCTACTCCTTCCTCCAGACTGCTGCCCCTAAGCTTCACCCCAACCCATATAGAAATCCCAAGGCATCAGAGAGTGTagcagggagggtggggctggaagaggggttgggaggtgggggcGGTGGACAGGGCCCTGCTCTGCTCTTGACACTGCATTCTCTTCTTGCAGGCCCAAGCCAAGGCAAAGGCCAAAACTTACGAGTTCCGAAGTGACTCGGCCCGAGGCATTCGGATCCCCTATCCCGGCCGCTCACCCCAAGAACTGGCCTCTACTTCCCGGGCCCGTGAGGGCCTTCGGAACATGGGTCTTTCGCCACCGGGGAGCAGCAGCACCTGCCGAGTGGAGCCCCCTCGGGACCGTGAtcgagagagggagagggaacgAGAGCGTGAACGGGGTGCTAGCCGCACAGATGACAAACCCAGCTCGCCAGGCGACAGCTCCAAGAAGCGAGGTCCCAAGCCCCGGAAAGAGCTCCTGGACCCCTCACAAAGGCCCTTGGGAGAACCCAGTGATGGCCTTGGAGATTACCTCAAGGGCAGGAAGCTGGACGACACTGCTTCCGGGGCAGGAAAGTTCCCAGCTGGCCACAGTGTGATCCAGCTGGCTCGAAGGCAGGACTCGGACCTGGCCCAGTGCGGTGTGGCCAGCCCCAGCCCGGCTGAGGCCACGGGCAAGCTGGCTGTGGACACCTTTCCAGCCAGGGTCATAAAGCACAGGGCCGCCTTCCTGGAGGCCAAAGGCCAGGGCACCCTGGACCCTGGTGGCCCCCGGGTCCGGCATGGCTCAGGCACCCCCAGCTCTGTGGGGGGTTTGTATCGGGACATGGGGGCCCAAGGGGGAAGGCCCTCCCTCATCGCCAGGATCCCAGTGGCCAGAATCCTGGGGGACCCAGAGGAAGAATCCTGGAGCCCCTCTCTGACCAACTTGGAGAAGGTGGTGGTCACCGACGTGACCTCAAACTTTTTGACCGTCACAATTAAGGAAAGTAACACGGACCAAggcttttttaaagagaaaagatgaatTGCTGGGTGGGTGATCCCAGGAcaagagagcaggagagagagtgagagtgcAAACTTGGcataatgctttttatttctgggtGGGAGGTGGCCTTCTGGCTGGTCCTTTCCCATCCCTACCTTCACATAACCCCCTTCCTTTCATCCCTCCCCCTCAGTTTTGGTTGGAAAGATTATCTCTAgagttatattttctattagatgtaaatatgttatttaagaaaaaatatctaaatatatatatttcaactcttgaagttgttttatttaaacgaggagagagagagactcagtGTGGTTCAGTTGGGGCAGACAGGCTgaggtgggcaggaggggccTGACAGCCACCCAGGGCACTAGGGAGGATGAAGACCTGGGCACTGGGCCTCTGATGGTGTCAGGAGAGACTCAGCCAGCCCACCTAacccctcctcccttttcctaCAGCCGCAGGTCAGACCCCTGGAACCAAGGCAGGACCCggattttttctctcttcccattgGTGGGCCAGGCCAACAAAAGATTGGCTCCCCAATCagaaaggaagggggtggggtcaGTCTGttattctttttcctaattttttttttttttttaagattaagaaATCTGTTGCGGGGATTTAAAGTTAAAGTATTAACTGGAGTAACATTTTGTGTGTGAGGTTAAAGGTAAAAAGTTGCGGGTGGTTGGGGAGCAGCAGATTTCTCCCAGGACCACACCAGAAAAAGCACTTTACGGGAGATGTGTGTGTTGTACACGCAGATCGGATCGTGTGTATGTCATGTGGACAAAATCTCCCAGTTCCCTCGATTCCTTTCCTTACtccacagaaagaaaagaaatccagcGAATCTGTTTACATTCCCGAAATGCCAGGATAAATTGGGAGGATTGCATGTCAGTGCCCAGAGTTCGAGGCGGTTGTTGTTTTACAAGAAAAGTGGTCGGGGGTGGACTTTTCCTTTTCGCGTCCTCTAGTTACGCCAGAAGAGACGGTGACCCCCGCCTCCCAGGAAGAGTTGGACTAGCCTCCCTCCCTCGGGGAGGGCGGGCCGCCAGCTCTCAGGAGAATGTATGGCCAGACAGGCCCACCCTGCGGGACCCACAGAGGGAGCGGCGGCTGGGAGCGGGGGCCGCAGCTTGGCTGGGAGTGCGATGGAGGGTCTGGGCTTGGGGCTCGGGGCTCGGAGCCGGCAGGACTCGCATCCCGGCGGTTtcggctgggagaggggaggggcgagGGGAGGTTTCCATCCAAGAGTGCGCATcagaacttttccttttttttttttacccccttaAAAGCAAAAGCTATAATTTATAGGCCTTTTCGATTCGCGGAGTGTTCTCTATTTGAACTCGACATTCAAACTCCgccagagggggagggaggagcggGAGTTGGAGAAGAGACGGCTGGGGAGGCCCTGCGTGGCGGCGGGTCCCGGGACGCCCCCGCCCCGGCCGACTCCTGACCACGCTGTGCTCCAGGGTCGCAGAACGCGCGCTCCTCTTTTGACTCAAAAGCACAAATCTGTCCCCCTCACATCCCGGTCCCTTCGAGGAATGATCCTGCggcctccccgccctcccccacccttaAAGGGCCAGCGGGGATCTAACTTCCCATTGCTAGTGGAGGGAGGGGCGAGGGGGCCCCGAGCCTTGAGAGGAAGCACAGATTCCGGGCGAGCGCGGCGGGGACCCGGGATTGAGGGGGGAAACTTCTCGATGCTGGGGGGACAGGGCGGGAACCCCAGCCTGGTTTCTCTTCCGCACTCCCCGTATTCCCACCTCCCTCttctcagcctctctctcctccagactTTTGCCTTTGAAGTGAGGGGGTAAAAAAGAGGAAGACGGTGtactacatgatttttttttaattatgaaattgcGCCTGTAAAGAGAAGCCCCTGGAATGGGGATTTTTAAATGCTCGCGTTTGTAAAACTGGTATTTTAGACTTTGTATAAAGAAGCGCCGTTGACCAAGTGTATCTATTTAAATATCGACGCTATTTTCAGATGAAACTTCATTGACGGGACATGTCTGTTACCGAGTGGAAGGTCACTCCGGGACACGTGTCTTTACCTGGCTgccgccttccctccctcccttcctcccttcgccctcatctccctccctcgGGGCTGACTTTGCCCCTTCCCCCTGACCTTTCCCAGCTAGCGTCGTTCTGCCCCACCGTCCCTCTGTCCTGCCGTCTGTCCGTGGCCATTCGCTCGTCTCTTTTACTCTCTTTTGCGACGCTgacctgggggtgggtgggcagggccgGGGCCGGGAGTCTGCAACCGCGCGGGATGTGTGCGTGTTGGGTTTATTTAATTCTAAGATTTGTACAAATCTCGACTCGATTTCCGCCTCAGCTCGAGTGAAGGTTGGCACCTATCTTCCGCGGTTGTGAATGTCTGTATCCAATACCGctttttacatgtttaaatatatactttgtaAATAGAGACGTGTCTcggattttattcctttttgctgGCCCTCGAGAAGAGGGAACAGGCGCCTCGCGGGGGAGAGGATCCTTCCCTCCTCGCTCatttcccatcccacccccctctCTCGCCCTGTCGGCCCTGGACGATTCCGTTTCCAGTAGGCCCTTCCCCAACTGAGGGGATGCCAAACCCGGCGGTGGAGAGGGGTAGGCTTGGGAGGGAGCGGGATGTGACCCTTCTTAGCCTTCTATAAGGGGGATGGTCCTGGCTTTCCTCACCTACGGACTGCACTTCTCTGCGGCCTGGGCAGAACTCGGGGATCTCGGGAAGATGGGCCCGACctctgggttcccttttcttctggcAGGACTTCCGCAgcgcaccccacccccaggcctgagGTCCTGGTCCCTGACGCCCGGCGCCTCTGTGCCGCGCTCCCCCGGCTTCCCCGCCAGCTCACCAGTGCTGTCTGGGGACCCGCCCCCCAGACCCACCTAGCCTCGCCAGCGCTCCCCGAAATGCAGCGCCTCGCGCCTATTGATTGAGGAATTGAGTTCGCGGGTATTGCTAGGCAACTGGCTGCTCCGAGCTGGCGCAGAGCGCGCTGATGTGATTAGTGAACCCGGAGCTGCCGCGGCGCagccccgcgcccccgcccccgccaaccCCCACTGCCTCTCAGTCTCCGGTCTTCTGGGGGGGCAACACCCCCATCGCTGGGCGAGGAACGGTCTGGGGTAGAGCAGAgcacagggtggggtgggggtttctcagattttcctgGCCGAAGACTGCAGCAATGGGGCGGGGTCGTGAAGCCGGCACAGAAGAGCCGCCCTTGGGACCCCAAAGAGGCCACCACATTGAGCTCACTTCCACCCCCATAGCCCTAGCAGACGTCGCCCCGTGGAGAAGCGCGGATCTAGGCGTACTTGGCAGAGCCCGAAGGGAGGCGTGTGGGCACGCGTAGGCTGGCGCATCTCCGGCTCTTGTCCATCGAATCGGTGACCCCACGTTTGGCGGAGCTCTCCCCGCCTCCTTTCTCTAGTCTGTGGCCTGTGTGAGGACCCGGGAGGGAGGGCGCGGCCAGGAGCCTGGGCTTGGGGCAGTGGGTCACCCTTCGGACGTGAGGGACTGGGCCGGCGGCAGAGTCAGAGGGCGGGGAGTGGAGTGGAGTGGCTTGGCGAGGGTCGCGGCGGGCGGCCAGCCCCAAAGCCGTGGCCCCGCTGCTCCAACCAAGACTCCCTCCCGCATTGGGCAGCAGAGTGGGCTCGTGCTTTGGGAGATAGGGAGATGGAGGGCACCGACTCTGCCCACTTTCCCCAGTTGTTTGGCCACCACCAGCCTCGGCTTTGATCTGGTGCTTTTCCCACGAGTTTCCGTTGCCTGGGCAGATTCTCTGGGAAAGAGACCAGGTGTGGAGGCCTGGGCCTGTGGTGCTGCCTCCGGCTGGGGCATTCCTTTGCCTCCGGAGGGCAGGGCCGCCTCGTGGGGCCGCCGCCAGCGCGGAGCCTGGCCCAGCACACACACTGGTTGAACTGGAATCTTTATGGCTCTTCGGAGAGCGTCGGGTTGGATTTTTTTTGGTCCCTTTGATGCTTAACAGTACAGATGCTAGTCGAGGCCCCGTGCTGTGTGCAGGAGACCCAATGGCGAACAGGCCTGCCCTCGCACTTTGGGGGCTCGTATTCTGATTTCCTCTTCTCACCCCAAAGTCCCCTGGGACCAGAGGGGTCCTTCGGTCCAGCTGGAGTTCTAATTGGAGCGTCTCAGGGCTTGCTCGGGCTCTACCTCCAGCCTTGGGAGCCTGGACGCGGCGAAAGAGGCTGTGGCCTGGGGCCGGGGCTTTCTTCGTGAGACTTTGGAAACGGAGGCTGCTGGGCGGCATCTCAGAGCGGTCGGGTTGCGGGTCGTCCAATTCGGTTCCCCTTAGCAGCTCGGAGCCCCGGGGTGGGGAATGTTCCCCGCGCGTCCAAAGAGCCCTCGGCCCGATCTTCGCGGGTCGCGCGCGCCCTCTAGAGGCGATGGCCTCAGCCCCGCTCCCTGGcgcccaccccctccccggcgGCGGTGCCTTTctgggtcccaaaaggagaaggaaaCGCCTCATCTCCCCTACCCAAAAGTACTCTAGAGTGGGCCACCGCGGGCTCCCCCTCTGCGTCCTCCCTTCGGCCAGGCCCTCCAACCACAAAGGTAGGGAAGAAGGATGTGTCCAGCCCGCCAGATCCACCAGGCGCCCTCGGGCTGGACCAGGAGGCGCGGGGCTGAGCCCCCGGGATGCCGCGGGCCAGGTCGGGCCCCTTGGCAGCCCAGCCCATTATTCTGGGAAGGCGGTGGATTAGGCGATCAGATCAGCAGCGCAGAAACTAACAAAGGCCAGTGTGGGTCAGGGCCCCCCCTCGTGCACGTCTGCCAGGCGCTCTGTACAAGTGGACTCGGGCCCGCCACCGGGAAGGGCGCGGGCTCTTACTCCCTCTAGCCCGTTCTTTCCCGGCCATCCCCAACCCCTTTCTGCTGCTCTCAAAGGCCGAGGACAGGACAGCTAGGGTcgtccctgcccacctcctccaAAAGAAAGCCGCTCCAGCCACCGAaggcacaacaaaagaaaacatgccAGCAGCCTTCCCTGCAAAAATCTGATTTCAAATTCGCAGGGCGAATTCTGGAGCCGGGCAGAGCTGGGTGGGGGGGGTGCATTGCTGTTTGTATTGGGACTCTCCTCCCGAACTAAAACATTCAGGCCTTCGCCCCAACTAGCCTTTCAATCAGTGGTGGCCAACATCCAGGCCCAACTTCTTTCTTTACTTCAAAGGGAGTTCATTCTCCCCAGAGGCTGAAATTTATGAATAAATTCATGCTGAGGGTAATGCAAACCTTAAAGGACCAGGGAAGGTTATATAATAAGCGAATCATCTCTTTATTATGAGCCATGGGTTAGGAGTTGCAGTAGCACCACTGATTCAGTTTCTTGTGCTTCATGGCAACTCCCCTGGAATTTTATTGCTCTGTCCTTTAGAAGTGTTACCACATGAGGTGGATTCAAGGGGTTAAGCAGCTTTCCAACACAGTATCATTGGAtactgggtgtgtgtgtggagattTTGTTTTAACCTGAAGTGTTAGTTTCCGGGAGATGTCTCGGAGTGAGTCTATAATGtatggcagcatccctggcctctacccactagacgcCAGTAGCAACAACACTCACCCCTGCCCCCGAGTTGTGGCAACCAAAATTGTCTCCAGgaattgccaaatgtcccctttgGTGCCAAACTGCCCTCCCTGGGGAATTCTGGTGTAGGGACTCATGATCAACCCCACCTCTTTGCttagaagaacatttttttttttttccatcccagGAAAGTGGCTGAGCCTTTCCCAAAGCCTGTAATTTTTTCACCCCATGATTCAGTTCAAGTCCAGATAACTATTTTGCCTCAAGAAAGGGAAAGTGAAGAGACTGTTGTTTCCAGGTATCACTCATGACATACACCAGGCTGAAAAGTTAAGAAAAGGATTTATTGATATACTAAGAGTTAACAAAAAGTTAAGGCAAAAATCCTGACACCTTTGCTAATGACTCTCCCCTGCAAAATAAATTAACATCAGTCTAAAAAGATCTGCAACCTATTGCTAGCGTTAGTTCTCCAAAAATACTAGAAGATCCACAGAATCTTTAGATGCACTTGAGCAAAAATCTGGTCCTCTAGGCGctacctctcccctcctcctaccCCTTTCCCCCAAACCATTGTGGGTTTCCTGGGGGAAGCATTTCCTTTAACTGGTCCTGATTGAATATGGGGGCTGGGCTGCTGTGCTGTTTCAACAAAGATCTTAAGTTTCCCAGGGCAATAACATATTcacttttgttctctctcttttaaaaaaagcaaacaaacagccACACTTTAAAGTAATTAGAAGTGGCATACATGAATaatttggctttttttaaaaattaaaaaacacaaatcaagCCAGTGATTGGCAATGGTCCAAAGCTCTGGTTCTCCCCCCCTAGTTTCCCCCTAATAAAACCTCTAGGCTCAGAGCTCTCTTAGTCAGGTCAGAATCTTGAGTGTAACCAAAAACAAGGAACACTCTTTTTggtaccaaaaaatatatataaaaatatgccaAATCCTCTAAAGAAGAAGATAGACTGGTCCCTTCTTCCTATCCGttacaaaagcaaacagaaaaacaggaTTGAAACATCCACTCGACATACACTGTGATGCAGTTCGCATAAGAAACCCTGCAGGATAAACAAGTCAGATGTGTGACCAATGcctagccacacacacacacagcagcaaaAAAAGTACTACTTTTATTTATTGGTAAACATGACGACCAACTCTGAGCACCTGTCCAACTCTTCAGCGAAGGCTGTCACGCCtgcacatgtgtgtacacacacaaacatgaacCTCTTGGAGTCGCAAACACCAAGAAAGACAAacaacacagcaagaaggcaaagTGGCTGGGAGTAAGGTGTTTGCAGATTCAAACTTTGGGATTGAAGTAGCTGGTAAACAGAAAGGCACCTAATCAGGGTTTGGAAACCTGGCTGCTGGGGCTGTCAGATCAGCCCAGATCAGGGTCACCCTGAGGGCTTGCAGGGGAGAGCTGCTACTGGCCTGGCTCTGCAGCCTCTAAGGCAGCAAAACTTGGAGGTTATGAGCTCCTTTGAGGGGGAGGCAGCCCAGGAGAGCCCCTTTAGTCTCACCCAGGGACATctggggacaggaggggaggTTGGTGCCAGGGGCCCAGGGTGCTGGCACCCCTTCCTTCCAGACTGTGCAGTGCACTGGCATCTCGCCATCTCCTGCGGGGGCAGTGGAGGGGGCATTCTCCCCCTTTACTGTCCACTTTCCAGTTTCAGCCTGGCTGTCCAGGACCCCCAGTCCTCAGGTTTGCCAGGGTGGGCACCACTCCTGCTGCAGCCAGCATGGCTATCACGTACAGGAGTCGGAAGCTGCATCTGGATGCTCCTCAACGAGGTCCTGGATGTGATCTGTCCCCAAAGGCACACTGTTGAAATCGATTTGGCTACACAAAAGCCATCTCTTCCTATTTGGCGTGGAGGGTGAGGGACTGAGGGGACTGGAGTTCTGGCAGGCCCACCCTCAGAAACCAGAGCCCACCGTGTCCACTGCACTCAGGGCTATGGGGACAACAGAAGATCCCACACCTGCTGGCTGATGTTAACCGATAATTGAAGCAGAAATAAAGTTCCCTGcattcccacttttttttttttggcataaagACCAGTGACCCCACTCACTGATGTACCTCTCTGCCCCAAATCAGTAATGGCAATTCTGTTATTGGTTGGAATTACCAAGACAGCTGACAGACTCAGCCATCTGGGGGGAGGCAGTCGGGCTGGCAGCTCTGGCCTTTCCGAAGGCCAGGTGGGTCACTCAGATTTTGTCCCATTTCCAAAATGGTATGGGGATACAGCTTCTCAGCTGGGTAAGAGAACATGGAACCCCCAGAAGTGGGGAGGGATTGTCAGGGGAAGGTAGGTGGGAACTGTGGGAAGCACCTGCACAGCAGCTGGAAGCCAGCGGATGTCGGGAGGGGGGACCTACTGCCAGCAACTGCCCACCTCCCAGTGGATCTGGGGCAGTTTGTGGGGCCATGATTAGGACTAAGACAGTCCTTGAACAGGCTGGCAGAAAGGAAGGCAGCAGCGGCCCCCGACACTTGGAGGTTTAGGTGGAAGAGCTCTGGGatcagccccctccctgcccatgCCGGACTCTTCAGTCAACATCTGGGGGCTGCTGTTGTTTATCTGAATCAGGGTTAGATGGCACCAACACCAACCTCTTCAGGGTTCCTGATCCCAACTGCCACACCTGTCCTCTTACATTAAGGCCACAGCCCTCATCTGTCCCgggtgggggcagggacagggagGTGGACAGTCCCCTCACCCTTGCCAGCTCAGGCATTGCTGAGGGGGGAGTTCCGACCAGAAAGGCCCCTTtcctgctccccccacccttccacaCACTGAGCAGAGTCCTCCCTGGAGCAGCTCCCCAGGCCTTACCTCCCCCCAGCCCTAAGTACACCTTCTCTTCCAGCCACTGGGCAGAAACAGCCAAGCTGGGCCAGAAGCCCCCTCCTCTAACACCTGTGCTCTGGGAAATCGGGAGGCAAGGTGACCACCGTTGTCATCACAGGCCATGGAGGCAGTTCAAACAGCGAATATGGTCGGGCTCAAGAAACACAGGATGCTCTTGAGAAACATTTCGCTGAGCCACAGGCGGCCACCTAGACTTCCTGAGGCAAATGGAGAGCAAAGCGAAGGCCCAGAGGTAGGAACAAGGGCGAGGCCGGGTGGCAAGGCATCACAGAGCCTCCCCTGCCAAagtggcaggcagggctgggtccaGGGGAGTTCCCATCCAAGCCTGCCCTTGAAGGAGGCCACCGGCCCCTGGACAGGGTTTGGGATGCGGGCCATGTATCAAAGCAAAGCCAgaggccagagaggggaaggTGAGACCCGGGCAGCCAGGGGGTGTCAGTAATGTCTCAGGTTGAAGAAGCCCACGCTGGTGGGAGACTCCTTCACCGTGACTGTGATGAGGTTGGCGGTGACGTCGGTGACGAAGACGTGCTCAATGAGGCTGCGGGTGGGCTTCCAGTCCTGGCTGGTTTGGACGGACACTGACAGGTTCTGTCCGGCCCTGGGCAGGGAGGCAGAGTCAGGGTCCGAGTCGGAGCTGCTGTTCTCTTCGCCGGTGCTCATCTCAGACAGTGTAGCTGTCTTCCGCGCCTCTCCCGGAGTCGGGTGGCCCTCCTGCCCTGGGGCCATGCTGCCCTTGATGAAGTCCCTCTTACCagcaggggtgggcagggctgctgccCTGGAGGCCAGCTTCTCACTCTTGCTGGCATCGGTGGGCAGACCAGCCCCACTCACCGCAGTGAGGCCACCCCCAG
Above is a genomic segment from Phocoena sinus isolate mPhoSin1 chromosome 20, mPhoSin1.pri, whole genome shotgun sequence containing:
- the CBX8 gene encoding chromobox protein homolog 8; the encoded protein is MELSAVGERVFAAEALLKRRIRKGRMEYLVKWKGWSQKYSTWEPEENILDARLLAAFEEREREMELYGPKKRGPKPKTFLLKAQAKAKAKTYEFRSDSARGIRIPYPGRSPQELASTSRAREGLRNMGLSPPGSSSTCRVEPPRDRDRERERERERERGASRTDDKPSSPGDSSKKRGPKPRKELLDPSQRPLGEPSDGLGDYLKGRKLDDTASGAGKFPAGHSVIQLARRQDSDLAQCGVASPSPAEATGKLAVDTFPARVIKHRAAFLEAKGQGTLDPGGPRVRHGSGTPSSVGGLYRDMGAQGGRPSLIARIPVARILGDPEEESWSPSLTNLEKVVVTDVTSNFLTVTIKESNTDQGFFKEKR